One Actinomyces respiraculi DNA window includes the following coding sequences:
- a CDS encoding xylulokinase codes for MSTPTLDLTRTALGIELGSTRIKAVLTNPSGTVLATGGHDWENSLVEGIWTYSLEEIVAGLQGAYAALATDLRARHGVELTSTGAIGVSAMMHGYIPLDADGNLLTRFRTWRNTMTASSSRTLSQRFGLNIPQRWTVSHLHHAVTGHEAHVPSIDRVTTLAGYVHWRLTGRHVLGVGEASGVFPIGPDNRSFDTTMLEAFDDLIAAEPAVTWSLRDVLPDVALAGQEAGTLTAEGAALLDPTGVLHPGVPLCPPEGDAGTGMVATNAVRPRTGNVSAGTSAFAMIVLEEPLRTLIEEIDLVATPSGAPVAMAHANTCTSDLNAWVEVFSQFAQVIGAPVERGALFDILLGAAAEGSMDEAGVMSYNFLSGDALVGLSEGRPLTVRRPEARFSLAGLMRSHLFALFAAMAHGVRILRGATNVRIDSMHAHGGIFTTPGIPQRTLAAAFDTPVSVAATASEGGAWGMALLAGYRLWSQGRSLEDYLDEAVFAGAQEVTIEATPEEVAEYARYLDRFVGGLPLQRTAVEVC; via the coding sequence ATGAGCACCCCCACCCTCGACCTGACCCGCACCGCCCTCGGCATCGAGCTCGGCTCGACCCGCATCAAGGCCGTCCTGACCAACCCCTCCGGCACCGTCCTGGCCACCGGCGGCCACGACTGGGAGAACTCCCTCGTCGAGGGCATCTGGACTTACTCCCTTGAGGAGATCGTCGCCGGCCTCCAGGGCGCCTACGCCGCCCTCGCCACCGACCTGCGCGCCCGCCACGGCGTCGAGCTCACGAGTACCGGAGCCATCGGCGTCTCCGCGATGATGCACGGCTACATCCCCCTCGACGCCGATGGCAACCTCCTCACCCGCTTCCGCACGTGGCGCAACACCATGACCGCCAGCTCCTCGCGCACGCTCTCCCAGCGCTTCGGGCTCAACATCCCCCAGCGCTGGACCGTCTCCCACCTCCACCACGCCGTCACCGGCCACGAGGCCCACGTGCCCTCCATCGACCGCGTCACCACGCTCGCCGGCTACGTCCACTGGCGGTTGACCGGCCGCCACGTCCTGGGCGTCGGCGAGGCCTCCGGCGTCTTCCCCATCGGCCCCGACAACCGCTCCTTCGACACCACCATGCTTGAGGCCTTCGACGACCTCATCGCCGCCGAGCCCGCCGTCACGTGGTCCCTGAGAGACGTTCTGCCCGACGTCGCCCTCGCCGGGCAGGAGGCCGGCACCCTCACCGCTGAGGGCGCCGCCCTGCTCGACCCCACCGGCGTCCTGCACCCCGGCGTCCCGCTGTGCCCGCCGGAGGGCGACGCCGGCACCGGCATGGTCGCCACCAACGCCGTACGACCGCGCACCGGCAACGTCTCAGCCGGCACCAGCGCCTTCGCGATGATCGTCCTCGAGGAGCCCCTGCGCACCCTCATCGAGGAGATCGACCTCGTCGCCACGCCCTCGGGCGCCCCCGTCGCCATGGCCCACGCCAACACCTGCACCTCGGACCTCAACGCCTGGGTGGAGGTCTTCTCCCAGTTCGCCCAGGTCATCGGGGCCCCGGTTGAGCGCGGGGCGCTCTTCGACATCCTGCTCGGCGCCGCAGCCGAGGGCTCGATGGATGAGGCCGGTGTCATGAGCTACAACTTCCTCTCCGGTGACGCGCTCGTCGGGCTCAGCGAGGGACGTCCGCTCACCGTGCGCCGCCCGGAGGCCCGCTTCAGCCTCGCCGGCCTCATGCGCTCGCACCTGTTCGCCCTCTTCGCGGCGATGGCGCACGGCGTGCGCATCCTGCGCGGCGCCACCAACGTGCGCATCGACTCCATGCACGCGCACGGCGGCATCTTCACCACCCCCGGGATCCCCCAGCGCACCCTCGCCGCGGCCTTCGATACCCCCGTGTCCGTGGCCGCCACGGCTTCCGAGGGCGGCGCCTGGGGCATGGCGCTGCTCGCCGGCTACCGCCTGTGGTCCCAGGGGCGCAGTCTGGAGGACTACCTGGACGAGGCTGTCTTCGCGGGCGCCCAGGAGGTCACCATCGAGGCCACGCCCGAGGAGGTCGCCGAGTACGCCCGCTACCTCGACCGTTTCGTTGGCGGCCTGCCGCTGCAGAGGACGGCCGTCGAGGTGTGCTGA
- a CDS encoding LacI family DNA-binding transcriptional regulator yields MTTVPKRATILDVAKAAGVSKATVSRVLAGDYPVAKPTAQRVREAVEELGYTASSRARSLATGRSDAFAVIISEPLDVFFADPTFARIVQGITDALSDTRVVPILLPTATPQEQGKAYRLITNQTVDAVIHLSPWSDQGLLDSLASEHVPTVVCGQDEGLEKDSPFSFVYSDDRLGAVQAAERVQAAGRTNPVAILGKQDQPAATDRLKGYQEVFDCLSDERIRWGDWSERAGADAMRSILDAGLDLDAVLAGSDRIARGAIEVLRRAGRNVPAHVSVIGYDDHPTAMDRSPALTTIAQPMHAQGEAACRLAQDMVEGAPARTIILPTELKDRETV; encoded by the coding sequence ATGACGACCGTGCCCAAGCGCGCCACGATCCTCGACGTCGCCAAGGCGGCAGGGGTGTCGAAGGCGACCGTCTCGCGTGTCCTCGCGGGCGACTATCCCGTTGCCAAGCCGACGGCCCAGCGCGTACGGGAGGCGGTTGAGGAGCTCGGCTACACAGCCTCCAGCCGGGCGAGGTCCCTGGCCACCGGCCGATCGGACGCCTTCGCCGTCATCATCTCCGAGCCGCTCGACGTCTTCTTCGCGGACCCGACCTTTGCGCGCATCGTCCAGGGCATCACCGACGCCCTGAGCGACACGAGAGTCGTTCCCATCCTCCTGCCGACGGCGACGCCGCAGGAGCAGGGCAAGGCCTATCGCCTCATCACGAACCAAACGGTAGACGCGGTCATCCACCTGTCACCCTGGTCGGACCAGGGCCTGCTCGACTCGCTGGCCTCCGAGCACGTACCGACGGTCGTGTGCGGCCAGGACGAAGGCCTTGAGAAGGATTCCCCCTTCTCCTTCGTGTACTCCGACGACCGCCTCGGCGCCGTCCAGGCGGCCGAGCGCGTCCAGGCGGCCGGCCGCACAAACCCCGTCGCAATCCTCGGCAAGCAGGACCAACCCGCAGCCACTGACCGCCTCAAGGGATACCAGGAGGTCTTCGACTGCCTGAGCGACGAGCGCATCCGGTGGGGCGACTGGTCGGAACGGGCGGGTGCGGACGCGATGCGCAGCATCCTCGATGCCGGCCTGGACCTGGACGCAGTCCTCGCCGGGTCGGACCGTATCGCCAGGGGCGCCATTGAGGTGCTGCGCCGAGCCGGGCGGAACGTGCCCGCTCACGTGTCGGTCATCGGCTACGACGACCACCCGACGGCGATGGACCGCTCCCCCGCGCTCACCACAATCGCCCAACCCATGCACGCGCAGGGCGAGGCCGCGTGCCGGCTCGCGCAGGACATGGTCGAGGGCGCTCCCGCCCGCACGATCATCCTGCCCACCGAGCTCAAGGACCGCGAGACGGTCTGA